The sequence TCCACAGACCAAGAGACTCAACAACAAGTGGTTCAAATATGCTTCCTGTTGCTGGTACCATCGTTTGATGCCGTAAGACTTTCTCATCTTTCccagcttctgctgctgcacctGCATAACATGCTGTTTGCACTAATATATATAACCAACATATATGATAAAGGCAGCTTGTCAAGCAGTGGTTGCGGCAaaagctggagaaagagagaaagtcAGCTCATATAAAGACATTGTTAGTTAGAATGGAGGTGTGTTTTATCCACTAGTTGTTGAAAGTCTGGGCTTGTGGTTGCCGTCTAGTCtccagattttaaaatcaatctgcagaagaacaacatTCCACAGTCACCTCACAATGAGCCAGGCCCCGTCCTATTTCCACCAACGGCTTTCTATTAACCTctggttgtataatgcaaagataattctagagagattgtctgtagattgctctgatgacgttctagactttttgtagagtggggggtttgggttggttttgggttagtttttaaaaatatagaaacatatatatatatatatatatatatatatatatatatatatatatatatatatatattacccACTAACAGtgggcaaacaaatcacacatactcccacataacattgtcaacattacagatGGCTAGTCTTTACGAAATCAGTTTAGCATTATACCACCAAAGACTAAAAGAAATTTGTTGCAGTAAATGCTGGATAGCTTTAGAGACCGTTGTCcctgtagtgtgtgtgtgtgtgtgtgtgtgtgtgtgtgtgtgtgtgtgtgtgtgtgtgtgtgtatgcttgaAAAATGTAGTATCTTCTTTGCCCATTATAGGGTTGCTGCAATCCaaaattttgtgtattttcAGACCCTAGTCTCGCATGCTTAGTGTATATAGGATCGAAGAACCCGGAATGTGGGTAGCTGATAGCAACTGATGATGTCTGTCATGACATCCTGTGATCCAACACATTTACACCAAGTTAGCAAGTGCACTTTTGTTATTGATTGCGGTCTGTCAATGACTTTCATTAATCTCACCAATGTTGTGGAATGTATCGTGTCTTTGTCTTGGATACACATCTGTAGCACTAAATTACTGTTAAACACTCAAATTGTGATGATGTCTAGCTAAGGTGCGTCGTCTCTACGACATCGCCAACATCTTATCAAGTCTGGACTTGATCAAGAAGGTTCGGCTACCTCTTCGCTACGGCATGAAACCTGCATACCAATGGGTCGGAACACAATTGGACACGGCAGCTCAGCAGTACGGTGAGAGGCAAGATGTAGAACATCACAACTCTATAATTTAACATTGTATGTATACTATAGTTGCTGCTGAGCGACTTCCCACCACCAGTAAGACGCCTGCAAGGAAACGGTCGTACAGCAAGAAACACACTCTTCTAGACGGATTCGAAGCAATACCTCGTAAGTGGATATTCCAGTATATTGATACAGTATCAGGGTTATAGCTAGAACTGTTTACTGTTGAATGCTGCCCAACTGTCATGTTTTGTACGCTCAGtgttgacagacaaaacacgCAGTGCATGGGTGTATTCGTTTGGGACTATCATTTTCTGGAAAATAGAGTGGAAAGAGACAGGGTACGCTTACCAATCGAAGACAACCTTTCCCGAAATGAGACAGAGTGGTGATGAAGCAGTAACAGAGCTGTATGTGCATGCGTAGGATCCTTTCAAATACATAAAGCAGTAAATTTATTGACTAGAGaacacaaacaatgacaaTACGCATTCTAGCTGCAATTGACTTCCATATCTTCTTTTTGAAAggatttctaatttttttggCAAATTTGCCATCTATGAGAATCAGTGCCTTTGTGTCAGAATCACCCCAGGTATACGTGTTCTTTGTCATAGCTGTTTCTTCTACTTTTTCACCTGTTAGAATGTCTACTAACTCTTCAGGAGTTTTAATTTCTGCTGAACGTGAGACATCAGCTGCCATTCTTTGAAACTTCACCGCCAGCAATCCAGAATATGCGTACTTGCCTGGAAATGCTAGGGTAAGCAAGCGTGTTAATTTGAAGGTCAAAGCAAGGAGAGACGCAAGTTTTACGTGTCTATGTGCTTTTCTATCCTTACTGAAACAGAAAAGTTACCAATCAAAGAGCGTAGATACCTTTCCAGTCTATCTCTTTCCGGAAGATTTGGGAAACTGTTTATTTTATCCAGAAAAGGAAATGTACCCAATCGAACACGCTAGCGGGTCTTTCCACTATCTGTTGCTACGAAGTTCCCAAATGAATACGCTCGTGACTGACAATCATGAATGCTGTAGGTTTTACCTGATTCTTGTGAAATTAGAGCTATTTGGAAATTGAGGTCATCTAAATTGTAAACAAGAATGTTTTGTGTATATTTTTTCAGTACCTGTGCTTTAGACTCAGAAATCTCTACAAATGCCAAAGGCACATGCCCCAAACAATACTGTGGTTGATGACAGTTGGACTGCAACCCTAACTATAAGTAACGGGAGAAAAGCGAATGTTGTTCATAGTTAGCATGCTTGTACCACTTCTGCATCTCGTATACATCCATTTGTCAAGTTGAACTTCTTCTGTCGTTTCAACTGTTACTGCGCATGCACAGCATGTGCACTTATGAGCAGGTGAGCGTCTCTTAATTGAAATGAGCCTCGGACTGCGCAGTTATTAGAAGGTGGGAGATTATTGGGAGGATGCGTTTGTACTAGAAGAAAACAGTAGCCACTAGTTCGTTGAAGTGTGAGGCTTTTGAGCTTCACGGATGGCTTCTTTGTCACAGGGTGGCCCATTAGAGTGTCAGCATAGCAGAACTCATGGAACAGTACATTGTGGGAGCAAAACAGTATACCTGAGTGATTGCTTGACAAAATTTCGAAATTTCGTCAGCCACGAACTCAACAAGTGATCGGCATCAAAGAACTCGAAGAATGCTCCAAATAGGTTTGGAAAATTGCCGAGCATGTGAGCAAGGGTGTGTTGACACAGTACTATCTTGAATACTATCTGGCCTTTTGATAATCTGGACAAACTTTTGTCTGCCCATAAAGCACGTTCCTTTTACACATGTCCAGTATAATATCATTTCTGTTATTGAAACCATTAGCTATCAACCTGTTTCTAAGAGAAAGAGTGTTGCTGACAGTTGCACAATAGAAAGAAGTCCATAAACGACTTATTCTGTGAACTTGTTGATACAAAATTAATTCTTGTTGATCGTCACCATCCGTTCTAATTTTTGGGCCTGCCCCACGAATTTATTACTTTCTATTTCTGGGTTTGAAATTTAATAGTATGTACTGTATGCATACTGTTCACTGTGCGAACGTGTGTGGCAGGTCCTTACTACACAAGTAGTGACACTTGGATACAGAATTTGTTGACACCACAATACCACTGATGCAACTAAGAGTGCAGACCATTACTCGTTTATTGTTCACGTTTCATGTCCTCCATTCAGATCATGGTCCTTTGTTGCAGTGTAGCAAGTTTGATGGCGTAAACCAACCATAGCAGACATACTCAcatcaataaaaattaaaatatagaaatagaAGTCCTCCGTCTATCCCAATTTATTTAAGAATTCTGATgatcaacaagtaattattgatTTTGCATGGCCTAATTACCAATATTGCTAGGCATTTGTCAGGTAACTGACTGTCAATGTCTGATGGAGCCTGAGGTCGTCACCACATCATTTCAATTGGACATTTTGATTATTCGGACAATTTGGCTTCCGCCAAAAACATCTTGTAATTGAGGTTGTACTGTAACCAAATGTGGTTACTAACCAAAGTACCTGGAACTGTAAACCGGTCAAGGTCAGAGTTACAATGTGACCGTTGATCCCATTCTACCCACCCACTCGACTTTAGTGACTAAAATGATTCGTTTTACATGATCTTGTTGATCAATTTTCGTTACTCTGCTTTGTACTGTTAATAGCTGAACTATTGTTTAAGGTCAGAAGGCTAGTGAAATTGGATCTAGAGTAGTCTGACTGTTTGTAGCAACGTAGTTGCTGCATAGTTGCATCCACTGTATGTCTACGTTAGGAGAGATTGTGGACGAGACAACAAGATAACATCTATCGTCGAATTTCAGTCTCACTATTAAACTGGCCTACTTTGCATTGTTACTCAAATATAGTCTGACAGTGTGAGGAACTCTGTAGTGGCCAGAAATTGGATTtagataattatttattgagtTTCCATATGACCATGACGGTtggttgttttatttgtttgttttgtgttgtagtgcCAAAATCAGAGTCGGCTGATATGCTGGGTGGCAGTCAAAATTCCGCCCATTTGAGTGGCTCCAGTCAATCGGAATCGTGTCTATCGACGGAAGCAGGCGACAGCACTGAACTACAAATGGCGTCCGCTCTCATGCAGCTCAAATCTGGCCAACCGATTCTGTCAACTTCGACGAATTTTGCAACATCGGTGGCGGCAGCCTCGACTCAAGTCGGAACAACACAGATGAAATCCGGCGACTCGACCGCGGCCAATAGGCGGACTATACTCACAGTCATGCAGACATCTGTATTGCCGTCTGGTCAGTCTCTTCTTGTTCCCTTGTCGAACAATTGTTTACATCAAGCAGCCGGGGCACCCACTATCTTCCTACCGACTGCTGCAATCAACTACAACAACGAAACACAGCAGAAGCGAGAGCTGGAGAGACAGACGACGAAACCAATTTTGCTTTCCTTTCTTTCGTCATCAAATCAGTTACAGGGGAGGGCAACAGTTCCTACAGTTCCAGTGTTTCGAGCCGACATTCCGATGAAAACGAGCAAACCCACTATAGTTCCAGTTTTTCAAACTGAAATTCCGGTGAAAACGAGTAATTCTACCACTAAAACTAGCCTCCAGTGTGTGTCTGATGCcatacacacacggacatCCACAGCCACCGTTCGTCAACCGTTTACTGTTCTTCCCACCGCAACATTCAGTCCTGCATCTGAGACTGTGTTACCCGACAACAAGCACTATCGTACATCTCAAACTGTTGCTAATCGATCGAGTTCAGGACCAAAACCGATCGCTCCTAAAGGGAGTTTACCATCCAATGTAGTCGACGTCACAGCCCAGTTGAATGCCATCAGAGAACTGCTGGCACAAGATAGTGAAGCGTACGAGACGCTGATAGAGAAGCAGCGTCAAACAACCGATCAAGAAAATGTACTTGCCACGACTGTAACTAAAGTGATGTCACCATCAATTGTGTCACCCGTGAGCAAGAGTGGCACCGGCACGACTTTCCCTGTCAAGGCACTGCACATTCTCCCTCTGCAGGGTGTTTCAACTGCGCGGTTGTCGAGCCCTCAACAGCACATTGAGCACTTACACAATGAGATCAAACAACAGAGTGGAGTGCCCTCGCCATTGGTAAAGCCGCTGCACTTCCATCATTACACTCCtcagaaacaaagcaaagagTCATCGCAGCAGCATCGATTCGTGCCACAAGTGCAATGTACTGACACACAGGAGTGTGCTGTTGCTGTTACCGCAACTGATTCGTTGACGTGCAGAGAACAACTGAGTCCAGCCACACCGAAGCCGGTGACTCCTCCTGTGGTCGGATCAAGGGTAGAGAATGGTTTGCACACTAAACGAAGGCAACGAACACTGTTTTATCCAACTGATTCCATGGCAACGACAGTAGAGAAAATACCAGTAGAAACGCTGCCTGTTACCAATCAAATCAGTGCCCCTGGGCTACCCACATTATTTCAACACCAAATTGTATCGCAGTCATTCTGTCCAATGTCTGCAATCTCGGCTTCTCATTCTGCCTCTTTGCCTCCTGTTGTATCACTCTCCACCACTCGTGACGCCACACGTTTGTCCGACTGCAAGCCAACATGCACGACAACTCAGATCGTTAATCAGGACGATCTCAGAGCAATTACTGATCAGAACCAGAATGCTTTCGGATTGTTGGGTATTTGTCCATTGTGGAATTTTACGCAGCAGAGACATCTCTGAGCTGAGCTTGGTTGCGAACAATTAATTTGGTCAATGCCTTTTCTAATGGAATGCCATACTTGTGTATCTATTGTCCTTGTGTACACTATGATATAATGTGATTGTATCTGGATGTGAACAAATGGTGTCGGTTGTGGAGCGAGCGTGAGCTAGAGGGTTTATTGtgattctgtctgttgtgACGTAGAACGAGTTTGATCGTTATTAGAAAACAACTTGTACGATGCATGTCATCCTTGTAGGTCTGCTATACGCATTTAGCAACAATCAACAGAATGTGATTGAGTACATGGATGTAGTCTTGGCTTCTATCTTCTGTCCGGAGTGGCAAACATCGATGTCGCTCTCGTTCTTTAGATTTCTGGTGGGAACACAACAGTGCATGCATATGCTTCAGTGTATCCTTGACAATATCAGGTATCTTTTAATAATTTGGTCTCTACATGAGCAAGCACTTCTAACGACATTCTTGTACGAGATGTGAACACCAAATATACAGGGTATGCAAAATGAGCAGgttttggtctgtctgtctgtctgtctgtctgtctattaatcacatatatttgaacttttatctatgatacattccgcaatgcagggtactatgtactgtccaactactagtagtgttaatcactaaactaagctaaaattgaaacttgtgtaaaacaaaatgagaacTACACTTAaaactactgtctgtctgtctctctgtctgtcggtctgcttgtctgtcaaccttcatttattgaaacacaaactctacgttacatttcttacactacatgcaaacaagctactgagttcagctttagtttatataatgcaagctactttgatagtctttATCACATGATCTCATCTACTCCAGGTAAGACACGAGTCatcttgtggaggatgactttagcgtTACATCGTTGTAAGACTATTAAGAATTTTTTCGTctaaaacctctaaagtcagcttcatttgtataacCTTCAATTtatgtctcttgatcttctggctagtttgcttgaatagttggtagcttctgatccccaagttccaaaacgttcaaataccagagtgaaattgaggcttgatgtattgctggcaagttgttgtttttgtatttgatcatcttccttccTCCCTTCTTGCAGCAGCAAAATCTTCCTCTAAAGTtgcctgctttaaagtgtcttggctgaaaggatgagccatggctacatcaaggtcatagctacacccagagtcGTACACAACCTtgtctggtctattctcatttccagagtaacgaTGAAGAGGTTCTTTCTtgtgatgaatctttaattcatgtagacaagtgctccatgcatttacaatttcatcatgCTTCCACACAGAcccacctccatgtttgcatgtaagatgatattcatctgccaacttgccacattcacactggatgttccagttgacaaaaggGTGCAGGTATGTCAAcctcagagatgctgccaaacgAAATTCGTTGGGTTTAAGTGCAAGAATCTCTTCATTAGGAATGGCTTCCAGCCTTGACCCAGCTCCCTTACCTCTTACTGATCTAAATTTAGTTGCAGGTCTATCTGATTGTAAAATCGCAGTTTCCAGGCAGGAATTTGCATTTGCCTCGTGTAGTTGACtagatagtttttgttgtaatttcttgaGCTGTTTGACAAACTCACTTAGATGTTGGCAATTATCACAACCAGTAGACTTGACAGCTTGATGAATACCGGCCGAGATCTTTGCGTTATTATCTGTTAAAAGCAAGAGTGATACATCGTTAGTCAAGTAAGAGAACCTAGTAGGTAAGTTTGACAGAGTATGCATCCATCCTCCTAAAAACGCCGATGAAGCAATAGCATTGACCGATGTCATTCCAAATCCTCCTAATTTGATAGGAagtgttgcctgtttccaccttcatctttctgtctgtctgcctgtctgtctgtctgtgtgtctgtctgtctgtcaaattcatatattttatctgtctgtctgtctgtctgttaatacatatattttcaaacatgtctgtctgtctgtctgtgtctgtcggtctggATGGTTGGCTAGCATGGCTGGCTAACTTTATTGAAACGCAAAATCTAAATAACATTTCTACATTAAATTTTATAGAAAAACATGGTTCAGTCTAGTGAACGCTACATTGGATATCTCTGTTATAAATTCTCATCTGCTTGAGCTGGTAATATAATTTGACAATTTGTCCATGATGACTTGTGAATGGCAGCACTGGAGAATGGCTGAAATTTTTTCCTTCAAAACCCTCTAAAAACTGCCTTATTCTTTGTCCCCTCAATGTCTCAAGAtaatatttgccaaagtgttTAGGTACTCCTCAGCTGCTGTTCCGCTctgtccaaaatgttcaaaaccATTTTGAAAGTAGAACTTCCAAGGAGATGTTATCTGTAGTAACGTAGACTGTATATCGAACAACTGTATTACAACTACCTGCacaacgcatgcgcaacactacaccacactTCCCCCTAAAAATAAAAGGGAGGAAAACTTCACTAGAGGCTAAGAGTCATGaaccaacacaacacaaaaatgcaAAAAAAGCTATAAGTCAAGTCTCTCAGGCGGTCGGGATACTCCAGTGGACCGACGTAAGGCGGATGTTGCAATAGGACTAACCGGATTCCTTCCGCGAATTGAGGTGATCGCAGTAGATGAGTTACTGTCTGCCGTTGTTTCTGCTGAGTCTGAGGCGACTCTGGTTTCTTCCGAAAAATCCGTGGTTGTGGATGCAGCCATAGGAGTAACCGAGGTTTGTCGATCGATGACCGACGTAGAAAGTGAGTTTCCAGTAGGAACTGTAGAGACGATGAGTGGCTCCTGACGACGGGGAAGGCACCAGAGAGTGCGCTGTATTGGTAGGACTATCAGTCGAGCTAGGGCAATGTATCAGTTGGTCGGAGTGGCGTTTCCACGTCAGTTGCGTATCAGGTAGATAGACCTCATACGTCAGTGGGCCAAATACTTGCGTAATAGTTCCTTCGGAACACTTGGCCTGATTTGTGGAATAGTCTCGAGTCAAAACCGTATCCCCCAACCGCAAACCTCTGCAAAGGCTGGCTATTGTCATGGGAAAGACATTGAGATTTTTGATGACGGGAGATCACGTCTGTAAGACTTGGATGGACGAGATCTAACCTTCTCCGGATAGATCGACGCATTAACAAGATGCATGGAGCTTGGCCTGTTGCTGAATGAGGAGTGGTTCGATAACTGAGGAGGAAATTTGCTAGTTTGTGCTTTAATGGTACTGTTGATGTGTCTTTCTGGAGAGCCCTCTTGAATGTCTGTACTGCCTTCTCAGCTGCCCCGTTTGAAGAGGGGTGAAAAGGTGGTGTGCGGACATGGTAGATGCCGTTTTGTTTCATGAATGTTTCAAACTCTACTGAGGTGAATGGTGGCCCATTGTCCGAGACCAGGTGGACCGGTAGACCGTGAGTAGAAAATATGTTCCGCAAAGTGTGAATGGTAGCTGTGGCATTCGTTTTTGAAGGCATATGCGCTACCTCTAGCCATTTTGAATGCGCATCAGTGAGGAGCAGAAAATGAGTATTATAGATCTCAGCGAAGTCAGTGTGAACACGATACCAAGGGGTAGCTGGCCACTTCCAGTGATGTAATGGTGCTGAAGCTGGCATATCCTGATGCTCTTTGCAGCTGGCACAGGAGCTTGCTCTTGATTCAATATCGTTGTCCAAATGTGGCCACCAGAAATGACTCCTTGCTAGAGCTTTCATGCGACTGGCGCCAACGTGTTGTTAATGCAGCTCTTCCAGTAACCGGTCACGGAAACTGACAGGTATAATCACTCTTGTTCCCCATAGTAAGCAATCCTGTGCCACTGACAATTCATGTTTCTGGTTAAGGTAAGGCTTGCCGTCTGTATCAGAGCAGTGAGAAGGCCATGCAAATCGGGTCCAGTGCAGAACTTTTGCCAAGGTTGGATCACGACGGGTACCCGTTGCTAACTGTTTCGCTGTGACTGGGAGGTTATCAAAATCCCGAGGTGAAAAGTAGCCTCAGGTTTTCCTTGGTATTTGATAGGCAGGGAAGCCGCGGCAAAGCATCTGCAGAGGCATTGTCCTTTGAATATTTGAACTCCATGGTGTACGAGTACGAGGTCAAAGTGATGGCCCACCTCTGCAACCACGCCGCTGCCATGGAGGGGATGCCTTTCCTGGGCTAAGAATAGTCATCAGAGGTTCGTGGTCAGTAATCAAGACGAAGTGTCTTCCATAGATGTATTGATGAAATTTCTTAACGGCATAGATGATAGCTAAAGCTTCTCGCTCTAGTTGAGAATAGTTTTGTTACGCAGATGTCATGGTGCGCGAGGCAAAAGCAGCCGGCCGTTCCTGACCCTGAGGCATAATTTGTGTCAACACAGCACCTATGCCATATGCTGATGCGTCTGCTGCAACCCGTAGTGGCAAACGTGGGTCATAGAAAGCCAAAACAGAAGCGCATGTGAGCTTTTTCTTGACTAACTGGAATGCTCGTTCACAAGCCGCTGACCACACCCATTTCTAGCCTTTTTGTAATAAAGCTGTGAGAGGCTGTAGGAGAGACGATAGATTTGGAATGTATCGATTACGGTAGTTCACCATTCAAAGAAATGACTGTAATTGAATGACATTTTCAGGTTGAGGACAGTTTCGGATTGCCTCCACCTTGGTTTCTGAGACGTGTACTCTGTCTTTGTCAATGCGGTGGCCAAGGTATTCTACTGATGGCTGCAGGAAGTGACACTTATCCCGCCGTAGACGAATACCTTGTTCTTCAAACC is a genomic window of Corticium candelabrum chromosome 11, ooCorCand1.1, whole genome shotgun sequence containing:
- the LOC134186327 gene encoding mucin-2-like encodes the protein MLFFVSDTRIVGLDVAALILIGNMSPESATWKTKVRRLYDIANILSSLDLIKKVRLPLRYGMKPAYQWVGTQLDTAAQQYVAAERLPTTSKTPARKRSYSKKHTLLDGFEAIPLPKSESADMLGGSQNSAHLSGSSQSESCLSTEAGDSTELQMASALMQLKSGQPILSTSTNFATSVAAASTQVGTTQMKSGDSTAANRRTILTVMQTSVLPSGQSLLVPLSNNCLHQAAGAPTIFLPTAAINYNNETQQKRELERQTTKPILLSFLSSSNQLQGRATVPTVPVFRADIPMKTSKPTIVPVFQTEIPVKTSNSTTKTSLQCVSDAIHTRTSTATVRQPFTVLPTATFSPASETVLPDNKHYRTSQTVANRSSSGPKPIAPKGSLPSNVVDVTAQLNAIRELLAQDSEAYETLIEKQRQTTDQENVLATTVTKVMSPSIVSPVSKSGTGTTFPVKALHILPLQGVSTARLSSPQQHIEHLHNEIKQQSGVPSPLVKPLHFHHYTPQKQSKESSQQHRFVPQVQCTDTQECAVAVTATDSLTCREQLSPATPKPVTPPVVGSRVENGLHTKRRQRTLFYPTDSMATTVEKIPVETLPVTNQISAPGLPTLFQHQIVSQSFCPMSAISASHSASLPPVVSLSTTRDATRLSDCKPTCTTTQIVNQDDLRAITDQNQNAFGLLGICPLWNFTQQRHL